In one Streptomyces sp. NBC_01241 genomic region, the following are encoded:
- a CDS encoding MFS transporter gives MTSAPSPAAGRFSALLPDLSPLRSSADFRLLWVQGLVTYFGSFMALIALPLQIKELTGSPLAVGAMGAVELVPLVVFGLYGGALADSADRRKVILGTEAGLGLLALVLLVNAALPDPMLWPLYLVAGGVSALAGLQRPALDSLMARIVPHDQLTAAAALNSLRWQFGAITGPAVAGLVVAYAGHATAYTVTVVTFTVSVVLCLRLTPAPPALDSPKPSLRGIAEGARYAWSRPVLLGTYAVDLAAMFFAFPNTIFPFLADELDAPWSLGLMYAAGSVGSLVLGLTSGWTSRVRRHGLFVVFGAAAWGLAIAAAGWFGDVWLVLVCLAVAGAGDMLSGLGRSTIWNQTIPEELRGRLAGIEVLSYSVGPQLGQVRAGAMAGWTGTRSAVWSGGVACVASVALLTAALPKLLTYDSETDEDAVRRRLARASSPSAA, from the coding sequence GTGACCTCAGCTCCCTCCCCGGCGGCGGGCCGGTTCTCCGCCCTGCTGCCCGATCTCTCCCCCCTGCGTTCGTCGGCCGACTTCCGGCTGCTCTGGGTCCAGGGTCTGGTGACGTACTTCGGCAGCTTCATGGCACTGATCGCGCTGCCGCTCCAGATCAAGGAGCTGACGGGTTCGCCGCTGGCCGTCGGTGCGATGGGCGCGGTCGAGCTGGTGCCGCTGGTGGTCTTCGGTCTGTACGGCGGGGCCCTCGCGGACTCCGCGGACCGCCGCAAGGTGATCCTGGGCACCGAGGCGGGGCTGGGGCTGCTGGCCCTCGTCCTCCTGGTGAACGCCGCACTGCCCGACCCGATGCTCTGGCCGCTCTACCTGGTGGCGGGCGGGGTCTCCGCGCTCGCCGGGCTCCAGCGGCCCGCGCTGGACTCCCTGATGGCACGGATCGTGCCGCACGACCAGCTGACCGCCGCCGCCGCGCTGAACTCGCTGCGCTGGCAGTTCGGCGCGATCACCGGCCCGGCGGTGGCGGGACTCGTGGTGGCCTACGCCGGGCACGCCACGGCGTACACGGTCACGGTGGTCACGTTCACCGTGTCCGTAGTGCTGTGTCTGCGGCTGACACCCGCGCCACCCGCCCTGGACAGCCCGAAGCCTTCGCTGCGCGGCATCGCCGAGGGGGCGAGGTACGCCTGGAGCCGGCCGGTGCTGCTGGGAACGTACGCGGTCGACCTGGCGGCGATGTTCTTCGCCTTCCCGAACACGATCTTCCCGTTCCTCGCGGACGAGCTGGATGCACCGTGGTCGCTGGGGCTGATGTATGCGGCGGGGTCGGTCGGCTCGCTGGTCCTGGGCCTGACCAGCGGCTGGACATCACGGGTACGACGGCACGGGCTGTTCGTGGTGTTCGGAGCGGCGGCCTGGGGGCTGGCGATCGCGGCTGCCGGGTGGTTCGGCGACGTGTGGCTGGTGCTGGTCTGCCTGGCGGTGGCGGGCGCGGGCGACATGCTCAGCGGTCTCGGCCGCTCCACGATCTGGAACCAGACCATCCCGGAGGAGCTGCGGGGCCGGCTCGCGGGCATCGAGGTGCTCTCGTACAGCGTCGGCCCGCAACTGGGTCAGGTGCGGGCCGGCGCGATGGCGGGCTGGACGGGGACCCGCTCCGCGGTCTGGAGCGGCGGTGTGGCGTGCGTGGCCTCGGTGGCACTGCTCACCGCGGCGCTGCCGAAGCTGCTGACGTACGACTCCGAGACCGACGAGGACGCGGTACGCAGGCGGCTGGCCAGAGCATCCAGCCCCTCAGCGGCCTGA
- the npdG gene encoding NADPH-dependent F420 reductase, with amino-acid sequence MTTNDKGSAGKPPAKDPWDLPDVSGLTVGVLGGTGPQGRGLAYRFARAGQKVIIGSRAADRAQTAADELGHGIEGADNAECARRSDVVIVAVPWDGHAKTLQSLRDELTGKLVIDCVNPLGFDKKGAYALKPEEGSAAEQAAALLPESRVTAAFHHLSAVLLQDEAIEEIDTDVLVLGEARADTDLVQALAGRIPGMRGVFAGRLRNAHQVESLVANLISVNRRYKAHAGLRTTDV; translated from the coding sequence ATGACTACGAATGACAAGGGCAGCGCAGGCAAGCCCCCCGCCAAGGACCCCTGGGACCTCCCCGACGTCTCCGGGCTGACCGTCGGCGTACTCGGCGGTACCGGGCCGCAGGGCCGCGGGCTCGCCTACCGGTTCGCCCGCGCCGGGCAGAAGGTGATCATCGGATCCCGTGCCGCCGACCGCGCGCAGACCGCCGCCGACGAGCTGGGCCACGGCATCGAGGGCGCCGACAACGCGGAGTGCGCACGGCGCAGCGACGTCGTGATCGTCGCCGTGCCGTGGGACGGCCACGCCAAGACCCTTCAGTCGCTGCGCGACGAACTCACGGGCAAGCTCGTCATCGACTGCGTCAACCCGCTCGGCTTCGACAAGAAGGGCGCCTACGCCCTGAAGCCCGAGGAGGGCAGCGCCGCCGAGCAGGCCGCCGCCCTGCTGCCGGAGTCCCGGGTCACCGCGGCCTTCCACCACCTCTCGGCGGTGCTGTTGCAGGACGAGGCCATCGAGGAGATCGACACCGATGTGCTGGTGCTCGGCGAGGCCCGCGCCGACACCGACCTCGTGCAGGCACTGGCGGGCCGGATTCCCGGCATGCGTGGCGTCTTCGCCGGGCGGCTGCGCAACGCCCACCAGGTCGAGTCACTGGTCGCCAACCTGATCTCCGTCAACCGCCGCTACAAGGCGCACGCCGGTCTGCGCACCACCGACGTCTGA
- a CDS encoding heme oxygenase (biliverdin-producing) — protein MDANAAATPFSTLIRTASHEQHTEAETSTFMSDLLGGRLGVDAYARYTEQLWFVYRALEEGAQALRSDPVAGPFIQSELMRTAELERDLAHLRGADWQEGLEPLPATAAYAARVAECARTWPAGYVAHHYTRYLGDLSGGQIIRDKAEKTWGFARKGDGVRFYVFEEISNPASFKRDYRELLDAVNADDLEKQRIVDECKRAFALNTAVFRELGEVFPLSA, from the coding sequence TTGGACGCAAACGCCGCCGCCACCCCCTTCTCGACACTCATCCGCACCGCGTCGCACGAACAGCACACCGAGGCGGAGACCTCGACCTTCATGAGCGATCTGCTGGGCGGGCGCCTGGGTGTGGACGCGTACGCGCGCTACACCGAACAGCTGTGGTTCGTGTACCGGGCACTGGAAGAGGGGGCGCAGGCGCTGCGGAGCGACCCGGTCGCCGGTCCGTTCATACAGTCCGAGCTGATGCGCACCGCCGAACTGGAGCGTGATCTGGCCCATCTGCGGGGTGCGGACTGGCAGGAGGGCCTGGAGCCGCTGCCCGCCACGGCCGCGTACGCCGCCCGGGTCGCCGAGTGCGCCCGTACCTGGCCCGCCGGTTACGTCGCGCACCACTACACGCGCTATCTGGGCGACCTCTCGGGCGGCCAGATCATCCGCGACAAGGCGGAGAAGACCTGGGGCTTCGCGCGCAAGGGTGACGGGGTCCGGTTCTATGTCTTCGAGGAGATCTCCAACCCCGCCTCGTTCAAGCGAGATTACCGCGAACTGCTGGACGCGGTGAACGCGGACGACCTGGAGAAGCAGCGCATCGTCGACGAGTGCAAGCGCGCGTTCGCGCTGAACACGGCGGTGTTCCGGGAGTTGGGCGAGGTGTTCCCGCTCAGCGCATAG
- a CDS encoding HtaA domain-containing protein — MLPSRPARTPGQALTVALLAALLGALLPATTAHAASRTVQGGRLDWGIKSSFQSYVTGPIANGSWSLTGGAATVGGSQFRFHSATGSYDPATGAFRSGFAGGVRFIGHRKSDGSHELDLTVSSPTVRITGGNGTVYADMVSKDRGSGRVTSAAQVPLATLGLSGIDMRGGATPIVLSNVPATLTAQGAKAFAGYYTAGTPLDPISLSADTTAPAGKPAATRSPEKPAEPKKTEKTEKTEKAVGRFEDAAVDWGVRRTFREYVTGAVGKGKWTLADGAQDGGALFRFPRGEGTYDPKRQTLDAGFAGSVRFTGADGLDLRLSAVAVRVEAGRGTLSADVLSGGDRRKAVPLVTFTAKDFAPKGGLAVLTEAPATLTADGAEAFGSLYRAGTAMDPVSLAVAVDAKAQLPALPDLGSAPDPSEALTEKTATTAASESGSGSGSRAGLYPGIGGAGVLAAAAGALYVARRRSARQSTN, encoded by the coding sequence ATGCTGCCGTCCAGACCTGCCCGCACGCCCGGACAGGCCCTGACTGTCGCGCTTCTCGCGGCACTGCTGGGAGCTCTGCTCCCGGCCACCACCGCGCATGCGGCGAGCCGCACGGTGCAGGGCGGCCGACTGGACTGGGGCATCAAGTCCTCCTTCCAGAGCTACGTCACCGGCCCCATCGCCAACGGCAGTTGGAGCCTGACCGGCGGCGCCGCCACGGTCGGTGGCAGCCAGTTCCGCTTCCACTCCGCCACCGGTTCCTACGACCCGGCGACCGGCGCTTTCCGCTCGGGCTTCGCGGGCGGGGTCCGCTTCATCGGCCACCGGAAGTCCGACGGCAGCCATGAACTGGACCTGACCGTCAGCAGCCCCACCGTCCGCATCACGGGCGGCAACGGCACCGTGTACGCCGACATGGTCAGCAAGGACCGGGGGAGCGGCCGTGTCACCTCGGCCGCGCAGGTGCCGCTCGCGACGCTCGGGCTGTCCGGGATCGATATGAGGGGCGGTGCGACCCCCATCGTCCTCAGCAACGTCCCGGCGACCCTGACCGCGCAGGGCGCGAAGGCGTTCGCCGGCTACTACACGGCCGGCACGCCGCTCGACCCGATCAGTCTCTCCGCGGACACCACCGCACCGGCCGGGAAGCCCGCCGCGACCAGGTCCCCCGAGAAGCCGGCGGAGCCGAAGAAGACCGAGAAGACCGAGAAGACCGAGAAGGCCGTGGGCCGTTTCGAGGACGCCGCCGTCGACTGGGGCGTGCGCCGGACCTTCCGCGAGTACGTCACGGGCGCCGTCGGCAAGGGGAAGTGGACCCTTGCCGACGGCGCCCAGGACGGCGGGGCGCTCTTCCGCTTTCCGCGCGGCGAGGGCACGTACGACCCGAAGCGGCAGACCCTGGACGCCGGCTTCGCGGGCAGCGTCCGCTTCACGGGCGCCGACGGGCTCGATCTGCGGCTCTCCGCGGTCGCGGTCCGGGTGGAGGCGGGCAGGGGCACGCTCTCGGCCGACGTGCTGAGCGGCGGCGACCGGCGCAAGGCCGTCCCGCTCGTCACCTTCACCGCGAAGGACTTCGCACCGAAGGGCGGCCTCGCCGTCCTCACCGAAGCTCCCGCGACCCTCACCGCCGACGGCGCCGAGGCGTTCGGCTCGCTCTACCGTGCGGGCACCGCGATGGACCCCGTCTCGCTGGCCGTCGCCGTCGACGCCAAGGCCCAACTGCCCGCCCTGCCCGACCTGGGCAGCGCCCCGGACCCGTCCGAAGCGCTCACGGAGAAGACCGCCACCACCGCGGCGTCGGAGTCCGGCTCCGGTTCCGGTTCCCGCGCCGGGCTGTATCCCGGCATCGGTGGCGCGGGCGTGCTCGCCGCCGCGGCGGGCGCGCTGTACGTCGCCCGTCGCCGCAGCGCCCGGCAGAGCACCAACTAG
- the map gene encoding type I methionyl aminopeptidase, translated as MSGQSLLVPGEITPIRSVPGNIRRPEYVGKPAPTPYTGPEIQDAGTVERMRIAGRIAAQAMAEAAKHIAPGVTTDELDRVAHEFMCDHGAYPSTLGYRGFPKSLCSSLNEVICHGIPDSTVLRDGDIVNLDVTAYINGVHGDNNATYLCGDVDEESRLLVERTEESLNRAIKAVRPGRQVNVIGRVIESYAKRFGYGVVRDFTGHGISSSFHSGLIIPHYDSPHATTVMQPGMTFTIEPMLTLGTHEYDMWDDGWTVVTKDRRRTAQFEHTLVVTETGAEILTLP; from the coding sequence ATGTCTGGCCAGTCGCTGCTCGTACCCGGGGAGATCACTCCCATCCGTTCCGTGCCCGGAAACATCCGGCGCCCCGAATACGTGGGCAAGCCGGCCCCCACCCCGTACACCGGTCCGGAGATCCAGGACGCCGGCACCGTCGAGCGCATGCGCATCGCGGGGCGAATCGCCGCACAGGCGATGGCGGAGGCCGCCAAGCACATCGCCCCAGGTGTCACGACGGACGAACTCGACCGGGTCGCCCATGAGTTCATGTGTGATCACGGCGCCTACCCGTCGACGCTCGGCTACCGCGGATTCCCCAAGTCGCTCTGCTCCTCGCTCAACGAGGTGATCTGCCACGGCATCCCGGACTCCACGGTGCTGCGCGACGGCGACATCGTGAACCTCGACGTCACGGCGTACATCAACGGTGTGCACGGCGACAACAACGCCACGTACCTCTGCGGCGACGTGGACGAGGAGTCCCGGCTGCTCGTGGAGCGCACCGAGGAATCGCTGAACCGGGCCATCAAGGCGGTCCGGCCCGGGCGGCAGGTCAATGTGATCGGGCGGGTCATCGAGTCGTACGCGAAGCGCTTCGGGTACGGGGTGGTGCGGGACTTCACCGGGCACGGGATCAGTTCCTCGTTCCACTCCGGACTGATCATTCCGCACTACGACAGCCCGCACGCGACCACCGTGATGCAGCCCGGCATGACGTTCACCATCGAGCCGATGCTGACGCTGGGCACCCATGAGTACGACATGTGGGACGACGGCTGGACCGTGGTGACGAAGGACCGCAGGCGCACCGCCCAGTTCGAGCACACGCTGGTGGTGACGGAGACGGGCGCCGAGATCCTGACGCTCCCGTAA
- a CDS encoding site-2 protease family protein: MTTASARSDRRISPVFLGILAVMAVSGWAVWTDFAQQPGAAVFLFVTAAWVVSLCLHEYAHARAALHSGDITVTAKGYLTLNPFAYTHALLSIVLPVLFVIMGGIGLPGGAVFIERGRISGRWKHSLISAAGPLMNVLFAFVCTAPFWLHALDGVPVVFQYALGFLALLQVTAAILNFVPVPGLDGYGVIEPWLSYRIRRQVEPFAPFGLIAVFGILWIPEVNHVFFHAIHSLLRALGVSDFTTYCGFDTYRFWRSADPECAAGL; this comes from the coding sequence ATGACCACCGCAAGCGCCCGCAGCGACCGGCGGATCAGCCCGGTCTTCCTCGGGATCCTCGCCGTGATGGCGGTGTCGGGCTGGGCGGTGTGGACGGATTTCGCACAGCAGCCCGGGGCCGCGGTCTTCCTCTTCGTGACGGCGGCCTGGGTGGTGTCGCTCTGTCTCCACGAGTACGCCCACGCCCGCGCCGCGCTACACAGCGGCGACATCACCGTCACCGCCAAGGGCTATTTGACGCTCAATCCGTTCGCTTATACGCATGCACTGCTGAGCATCGTGCTGCCGGTGCTGTTCGTGATCATGGGCGGTATCGGTCTGCCCGGCGGTGCGGTCTTCATCGAGCGGGGCCGGATCAGCGGGCGCTGGAAGCACAGTCTGATCTCGGCTGCGGGCCCGCTGATGAATGTGCTGTTCGCCTTCGTCTGCACGGCGCCGTTCTGGCTGCACGCGCTGGACGGCGTCCCGGTCGTCTTCCAGTACGCGCTGGGATTCCTGGCACTGCTCCAGGTCACCGCGGCGATCCTCAACTTCGTCCCGGTGCCGGGGCTGGACGGCTACGGCGTGATCGAGCCCTGGCTCTCGTACCGGATCCGACGGCAGGTCGAGCCGTTCGCCCCGTTCGGGCTGATCGCGGTCTTCGGCATCCTGTGGATCCCCGAGGTCAACCACGTGTTCTTCCACGCGATCCATTCCCTGTTGCGGGCACTGGGCGTCAGCGACTTCACGACGTACTGCGGTTTCGACACCTACCGCTTCTGGCGGTCGGCCGACCCAGAGTGCGCGGCCGGCCTCTGA
- a CDS encoding HtaA domain-containing protein — MAAPRRPIALAAAVATAAALGATAFALPALAADSTAPAGAAAAAPTLALQDGMLEWGVKESFRTYLASSFSGGKITVKNGATQAPDNGVFAFANGKGSYDTATHGTDTAFEGGVSFYAHGGVLDITLSDVKLATTGTGGAITVDVTTPEGTRDDVVFAALDLSAVKPGRGTDGAMVFKDIPATLTKAGSEAFNGQYKEGDPLDPATLSVNVATAPTEEPTQKPTTEPTGKPTTEPTGKPATEPTERPTSTASPSPSVPSSSAPATGKPAAADEGAIVDGTLDWGVKKSFRTYVTGPIAHGKAETTAGATVSGDGYRFPDATGHFDAGKQTLDADFDGKVRFLGHEENGAYTLDLSLTHVEIQVNGTRGRLIADVSTKDRETKKVTTYTGLAVADLKLPKGELAARNGVVTLSSVPATLTADGTKAFGGMYPAGEPLDALTVAVALDKDAELSGGTGGTGSTGSTGSTGSTGSTGGTGSTGSNRSTSLAGGGSVGGGSVGGSVGGSGSLAATGSGIPAGALFAASGVVVAAGAGVVIAARRRRTV, encoded by the coding sequence ATGGCAGCCCCCCGCCGCCCCATAGCTCTCGCCGCCGCCGTCGCCACGGCAGCCGCCCTCGGCGCCACCGCGTTCGCCCTTCCGGCGCTCGCCGCCGACAGCACCGCCCCCGCGGGCGCGGCAGCCGCCGCACCGACATTGGCACTGCAGGACGGCATGCTGGAGTGGGGCGTCAAGGAGTCCTTCCGCACGTACCTCGCCTCCTCGTTCTCCGGCGGGAAGATCACCGTCAAGAACGGCGCCACCCAGGCACCCGACAACGGTGTGTTCGCCTTCGCCAACGGCAAGGGCTCCTACGACACGGCCACGCACGGCACCGACACCGCCTTCGAGGGCGGCGTCAGCTTCTACGCCCACGGCGGCGTTCTCGACATCACGCTCTCGGACGTGAAGCTCGCCACGACCGGTACCGGCGGCGCGATCACCGTCGATGTCACGACGCCGGAAGGCACCCGCGACGACGTGGTGTTCGCGGCCCTCGACCTGTCGGCGGTGAAGCCGGGCCGGGGCACGGACGGTGCGATGGTCTTCAAGGACATCCCGGCGACGCTGACGAAGGCGGGCTCCGAGGCGTTCAACGGCCAGTACAAGGAGGGCGACCCGCTCGACCCGGCCACGCTCTCGGTGAACGTGGCTACGGCCCCGACCGAGGAGCCGACCCAGAAGCCGACCACCGAACCGACCGGGAAGCCCACGACGGAGCCCACCGGGAAGCCGGCCACCGAGCCCACGGAACGTCCCACCTCGACCGCGTCCCCCTCCCCGTCCGTCCCGTCCTCCTCCGCCCCGGCCACCGGCAAGCCGGCCGCCGCGGACGAGGGCGCGATCGTCGACGGCACCCTGGACTGGGGCGTCAAGAAGTCCTTCCGTACGTACGTCACCGGCCCGATCGCCCACGGCAAGGCCGAGACGACCGCCGGCGCCACCGTGTCCGGCGACGGCTACCGATTCCCCGATGCCACCGGCCACTTCGACGCGGGGAAGCAGACCCTCGACGCGGACTTCGACGGCAAGGTCCGCTTCCTGGGCCACGAGGAGAACGGCGCGTACACCCTCGACCTCTCCCTGACCCACGTGGAGATCCAGGTGAACGGGACAAGGGGAAGACTGATCGCGGACGTCTCCACCAAGGACCGCGAGACCAAGAAGGTCACCACCTACACCGGTCTGGCCGTCGCCGACCTGAAGCTGCCGAAGGGTGAACTCGCGGCCAGGAACGGCGTGGTGACCCTCTCCTCCGTGCCGGCGACCCTCACCGCCGACGGAACCAAGGCCTTCGGCGGCATGTACCCGGCGGGCGAGCCGCTCGACGCACTGACCGTCGCGGTCGCCCTCGACAAGGACGCCGAACTCTCGGGCGGCACAGGCGGCACGGGCAGCACGGGCAGCACGGGCAGCACGGGCAGCACGGGCAGCACGGGCGGCACGGGCAGCACCGGCTCCAACCGCTCCACGAGCCTCGCGGGCGGCGGCAGCGTGGGCGGTGGGTCGGTCGGCGGCTCGGTCGGCGGCTCGGGCTCCCTCGCCGCCACCGGCTCCGGCATCCCGGCCGGCGCCCTGTTCGCCGCCTCGGGTGTCGTCGTGGCGGCCGGCGCCGGAGTGGTGATCGCCGCCCGCCGTCGCCGTACCGTCTGA
- a CDS encoding AfsR/SARP family transcriptional regulator translates to MRYCILGTTQVLRDDGTAVALGGARLRALLTVLALRPGRTVPATVLVDEVWDGDPPADAVGALQALVGRLRRALGHAAVASAESGYKLAAEPDAVDLYRFERLAGEAARALEEGDAAKAVTAFDGALALWRGPALADLPDRGALAARWATRRLDARRGRLAADLALGRADEALPELAALCAEHPIDEPLQVLRLRALRDAGRTAQALAAYDEVRTVLADRLGTDPGPELRALHAELLSQESTGPARTAGGVAPVGVATEAPETGPATPATATNPATAAHPHRPPTAPPQGNLRARLTSFVGREGDIDTLREDLAHARLVTLLGPGGAGKTRLSQEAAESVAPAWPDGVWLAELAPVDDPEAVPEAVLTAVGARETVLRGAGAEELRVVEGNAGDPLVRLTEHCSRRRMLLLLDNCEHLVGAAAALADHLLAHCPELTVLATSREPLGVPGEFVRPVDPLPDPMALRLLADRGAAARPGFRIDADEETAAAATEICRRLDGLPLAIELAAARLRMLTPRQIADRLDDRFRLLTSGARTVLPRQQTLRAVVDWSWDLLDDAERAVLRRLSVFAGGCTLAAAEAVCADAPQDVLEVAGLLGSLVDKSLVVAAPADDGEMRYRLLETVGEYAAERLDGAGERDAAERRHLVYFRELARTTDPELRGAGQRSAIDLLQREYENFRTALRRAVAARDEQEALCMVLSLCWYWQMRDLRTDALQWADATAALGPDPFAPPAEPAPSLHERCTDAPPPMSPELLQEARRQVALVQLVSMDHSRNVWADKKGMARLRVIADTYRAGQPQTCRTPASLWFFAVMLTGEAGDLRELLDETVRASREYGYEWELAGALQMRANVLANRVEWAGDARADADESLEIFSRLGDDWGVAEALSSRGEANEKRGDYARAADDYRSAIGYAQRLGAQSQVSVLRARYASALTEMGRGDEGEKILREVIAQEHGTGHEARPAARLQLALWLGRSGRTSEARDQLAVLREEFRSETMAVFEGFVTGGLAWLDNEDGLYTEALSRGLEALARSHEPLSQMVAPQMSVIHLVTLARALAGIGGERRAMVAARLLGARRALLPRGHVPTSMERHDYAKAEEQAVAVLGRAAYDAAYAEGGGLTMEEATALVDAYRE, encoded by the coding sequence GTGCGCTACTGCATCCTCGGCACCACCCAGGTACTCCGCGACGACGGCACGGCCGTCGCGCTCGGCGGGGCGCGGCTGCGCGCCCTGCTCACCGTCCTCGCCCTGCGCCCCGGCCGCACCGTCCCGGCCACCGTGCTCGTCGACGAGGTGTGGGACGGCGACCCGCCGGCCGACGCGGTGGGCGCCCTGCAGGCACTCGTCGGACGGCTGCGGCGGGCCCTCGGCCATGCGGCGGTCGCCTCGGCGGAGAGCGGCTACAAGCTCGCCGCCGAGCCGGACGCGGTCGACCTGTACCGCTTCGAGCGGCTCGCGGGGGAGGCGGCGCGGGCGCTGGAGGAGGGCGACGCGGCGAAGGCCGTGACCGCCTTCGACGGCGCGCTCGCCCTGTGGCGCGGACCGGCCCTGGCCGACCTGCCCGACCGCGGCGCCCTCGCGGCCCGCTGGGCGACCCGGCGCCTGGACGCCCGCCGCGGCAGGCTGGCCGCGGACCTCGCGCTCGGCCGCGCCGACGAGGCCCTGCCCGAACTGGCCGCCCTCTGCGCCGAGCACCCGATCGACGAACCGCTCCAGGTGCTGCGGCTGCGGGCGCTGCGCGACGCCGGGCGTACGGCACAGGCGCTGGCCGCGTACGACGAGGTGCGCACCGTCCTCGCCGACCGGCTCGGCACCGACCCCGGACCCGAACTGCGCGCCCTGCACGCCGAATTGCTCAGCCAGGAGTCGACGGGACCGGCGCGTACCGCGGGTGGCGTGGCCCCGGTGGGGGTGGCCACTGAGGCCCCGGAGACCGGGCCTGCCACCCCCGCCACCGCGACAAACCCCGCCACGGCTGCCCACCCGCACCGGCCCCCCACCGCCCCGCCACAGGGAAACCTCCGGGCCCGGCTCACCAGCTTCGTCGGGCGCGAGGGGGACATCGACACCCTGCGCGAGGACCTCGCGCACGCCCGGCTGGTCACCCTCCTGGGCCCCGGCGGCGCGGGCAAGACCCGGCTCTCCCAGGAGGCCGCCGAATCCGTCGCGCCCGCCTGGCCGGACGGCGTCTGGCTGGCCGAACTCGCCCCCGTCGACGACCCCGAGGCCGTACCGGAGGCCGTGCTGACCGCCGTCGGCGCCCGCGAGACCGTGCTGCGCGGAGCGGGCGCCGAGGAACTCCGGGTCGTCGAAGGGAACGCGGGCGACCCCCTCGTACGCCTCACCGAGCACTGCTCCCGGCGCCGCATGCTGCTCCTCCTGGACAACTGCGAGCACCTCGTCGGGGCCGCCGCCGCCCTCGCGGACCATCTGCTCGCCCACTGTCCGGAACTCACCGTGCTCGCGACCAGCCGTGAACCCCTCGGCGTGCCGGGCGAGTTCGTCCGCCCCGTCGACCCGCTGCCCGACCCGATGGCGCTCCGGCTGCTCGCCGACCGCGGCGCCGCCGCGCGGCCCGGCTTCCGGATCGACGCCGACGAGGAGACCGCGGCCGCCGCCACCGAGATCTGCCGCCGCCTCGACGGACTGCCGCTCGCCATCGAACTCGCCGCCGCCCGGCTGCGGATGCTCACCCCGCGCCAGATCGCCGACCGGCTCGACGACCGGTTCCGCCTCTTGACCAGCGGGGCCCGTACCGTACTGCCCCGACAGCAGACCCTGCGCGCCGTCGTCGACTGGTCCTGGGACCTTCTCGACGATGCCGAACGCGCCGTCCTGCGCCGCCTGTCGGTCTTCGCGGGCGGCTGCACCCTGGCCGCTGCCGAGGCCGTCTGCGCCGACGCGCCACAGGACGTGCTTGAGGTCGCCGGGCTGCTCGGCTCGCTCGTCGACAAGTCCCTCGTCGTCGCCGCGCCCGCCGATGACGGCGAGATGCGCTACCGGCTTCTGGAGACCGTCGGTGAATACGCCGCCGAACGGCTCGACGGGGCCGGGGAGCGCGATGCCGCGGAGCGCCGCCACCTGGTGTACTTCCGGGAGCTGGCCCGTACCACGGACCCCGAACTCCGCGGCGCCGGACAGCGGTCCGCCATCGACCTCCTCCAGCGCGAGTACGAGAACTTCCGCACCGCCCTGCGCCGCGCCGTCGCCGCCCGCGACGAGCAGGAGGCGCTCTGCATGGTGCTGTCGCTCTGCTGGTACTGGCAGATGCGTGATCTGCGCACCGATGCCCTGCAGTGGGCCGACGCGACCGCCGCGCTGGGCCCCGACCCCTTCGCACCGCCCGCCGAGCCCGCGCCGTCCCTCCATGAACGCTGCACCGACGCGCCGCCGCCGATGTCGCCCGAACTGCTCCAGGAGGCGCGGCGCCAGGTGGCCCTGGTCCAACTGGTCAGCATGGACCACTCCAGGAACGTGTGGGCCGACAAGAAGGGCATGGCCCGGCTGCGCGTCATCGCGGACACCTACCGGGCGGGCCAGCCGCAGACCTGCCGCACCCCCGCGTCGCTCTGGTTCTTCGCCGTCATGCTCACCGGGGAGGCAGGTGATCTGCGGGAACTGCTGGACGAAACGGTCCGCGCCAGCCGCGAGTACGGCTACGAGTGGGAGCTGGCCGGAGCCCTCCAGATGCGGGCGAACGTCCTGGCCAACCGGGTCGAGTGGGCGGGCGACGCCCGGGCGGACGCGGACGAGAGCCTGGAGATCTTCAGCCGGCTCGGCGACGACTGGGGCGTCGCCGAAGCACTCTCCTCCCGGGGTGAGGCCAACGAGAAACGGGGCGACTACGCCCGCGCGGCCGACGACTACCGGTCGGCCATCGGCTACGCGCAGCGGCTCGGCGCCCAGTCCCAGGTGTCGGTCCTGCGTGCCAGATACGCGTCCGCCCTCACCGAAATGGGCCGTGGCGACGAGGGCGAGAAGATCCTCCGCGAGGTGATTGCCCAGGAGCACGGGACGGGGCACGAGGCGAGGCCCGCGGCCAGGCTCCAGCTCGCGCTGTGGCTGGGCCGCAGCGGCCGTACCAGTGAGGCGCGCGATCAACTGGCCGTGCTGCGCGAGGAGTTCCGCTCCGAGACCATGGCGGTCTTCGAGGGGTTCGTGACGGGCGGGCTGGCCTGGCTCGACAACGAGGACGGACTGTACACCGAGGCCCTGTCCCGGGGTCTGGAAGCGCTGGCGCGGTCCCACGAGCCGCTGTCGCAGATGGTGGCACCCCAGATGTCCGTCATCCATCTCGTCACCCTCGCACGGGCGTTGGCCGGAATCGGCGGCGAGCGACGGGCCATGGTCGCGGCCCGGCTGCTGGGGGCCCGCCGGGCACTGCTGCCCCGGGGGCATGTGCCGACATCGATGGAGCGGCACGACTACGCGAAGGCGGAGGAACAGGCCGTCGCCGTCCTCGGCCGGGCCGCGTACGACGCCGCGTACGCCGAGGGCGGCGGCCTCACTATGGAGGAGGCCACCGCCCTCGTCGACGCGTACCGGGAGTGA